A single region of the Idiomarinaceae bacterium HL-53 genome encodes:
- a CDS encoding aquacobalamin reductase / NAD(P)H-flavin reductase, which translates to MTELNQFSCEVMSIEPLTESVYRVRLTPEVPLNFVAGQYISIVMNAQDYRPFSIASAPSETRFIELHIGATPDNPYAWEVLERMRSEGRVEMTAPQGVAGYRASSERPLLLVAGGTGFSYAWSIASAHLESESHRPLVFYWGAKQQQDLYQHEALLALATRDERFSYRPVLESPPADWAFAKGWVHHAVLADFESLAELDVYIAGRFDMVKTARDDFYKKGLPKEQLMGDALSFID; encoded by the coding sequence ATGACTGAGCTAAACCAATTTTCTTGTGAAGTAATGTCAATTGAACCTCTCACTGAATCGGTGTATCGAGTGCGTCTAACGCCCGAAGTACCCCTTAACTTTGTTGCCGGTCAATATATTTCGATCGTGATGAATGCACAGGACTATCGGCCTTTTTCCATTGCATCGGCGCCGTCGGAAACTCGTTTTATTGAGCTTCATATTGGTGCTACGCCCGATAATCCCTATGCATGGGAAGTGTTAGAGCGAATGCGTTCAGAGGGGCGAGTTGAGATGACCGCACCACAAGGCGTTGCGGGGTATCGCGCAAGCAGCGAACGGCCTTTATTGCTAGTTGCAGGCGGTACTGGTTTCTCCTATGCCTGGTCAATTGCTTCTGCACATTTGGAATCTGAGAGTCATCGTCCACTTGTTTTCTATTGGGGCGCAAAGCAACAACAAGACCTTTATCAACATGAGGCACTGCTGGCTCTAGCGACACGAGACGAGCGCTTTAGTTATCGCCCAGTTTTAGAGTCTCCACCTGCGGATTGGGCTTTTGCGAAGGGCTGGGTGCACCATGCTGTGCTTGCCGATTTTGAGAGTTTAGCCGAGTTAGATGTATACATTGCAGGGCGCTTTGATATGGTGAAAACGGCTCGCGACGACTTTTACAAAAAAGGGCTTCCGAAAGAGCAGTTGATGGGAGATGCGCTTAGCTTTATAGATTAG
- a CDS encoding nicotinamide mononucleotide transporter, with protein sequence MTEIMRSLLSFETLAVVLALTYVWLAIRQSIWCWPAAALSASIYAVLFLEGRLLMEAGLQVFYVFMAGYGMWQWRFAGTNAQTLTISSKPLGWHAGFIFGILLVSAMAAWLLATFTQAEAVVLDSLTTIASLAVTWMVAKKLVENWWYWVVIDAVYVYLFASKGYWLTSCLYALFLIMAIYGYKTWRLEMTRMQAQGASK encoded by the coding sequence ATGACGGAGATAATGAGGAGCCTGTTGAGCTTTGAAACGCTTGCCGTAGTGTTAGCGCTCACTTACGTTTGGCTTGCCATTCGGCAAAGCATTTGGTGTTGGCCAGCCGCCGCACTGAGCGCTTCAATTTACGCGGTTTTGTTTCTTGAAGGTCGCTTACTCATGGAAGCGGGCTTGCAAGTATTCTACGTGTTCATGGCAGGTTACGGCATGTGGCAATGGCGTTTTGCCGGTACTAATGCTCAGACACTCACCATTTCAAGTAAGCCGTTAGGCTGGCATGCTGGCTTCATATTCGGCATTTTGCTGGTAAGTGCAATGGCTGCATGGTTGTTAGCTACGTTCACACAAGCTGAAGCGGTCGTGCTAGACTCATTAACAACAATTGCTAGCTTAGCCGTAACTTGGATGGTGGCAAAGAAGCTAGTAGAAAATTGGTGGTATTGGGTTGTGATTGATGCCGTGTACGTCTATCTATTTGCTTCGAAGGGTTACTGGCTTACGTCATGCTTGTACGCGCTATTCTTAATTATGGCAATTTATGGCTATAAAACTTGGAGGTTGGAAATGACAAGGATGCAAGCTCAGGGAGCGAGTAAGTGA
- a CDS encoding Phosphotransferase enzyme family protein: MIAHRFPETLLAELPGNGPWHIEPVGEQLANRTWLVRSAEYQFFAKQFRYEEVFARDLQQVLALEYYVAEQHLGPEIIYVDTQHKIVVYEHLPNSIHELVTEHETKLRILARAVAGIHRLAPRVSQWSLRDRLYTYCDSLTETHPVIASNLRRDLKDYSHLLSHWEAGPQVFCHLDLSMDHLFLNPHLRIIDWEYAGYSHPAFDVAMTVVMNDLFEDEIEVFLEEFNNHAPFQVTRDELPDWIRLVALVNRIWFKVQENLQKEAV, translated from the coding sequence ATGATTGCGCACAGGTTCCCCGAAACGTTGCTTGCAGAACTTCCGGGAAACGGCCCTTGGCATATTGAACCCGTGGGTGAGCAGCTTGCGAATCGAACTTGGTTGGTGCGCTCGGCCGAATACCAATTCTTTGCTAAGCAGTTTCGTTACGAAGAGGTGTTTGCAAGGGACCTACAGCAGGTGCTAGCACTGGAGTATTATGTTGCGGAACAGCACTTAGGGCCTGAAATTATTTATGTAGACACCCAACATAAAATTGTGGTGTACGAGCATTTGCCCAACTCAATCCATGAGTTAGTTACAGAGCATGAAACGAAACTGCGAATACTTGCAAGAGCGGTGGCGGGGATTCACAGACTAGCGCCTCGTGTGAGCCAATGGTCGTTACGAGATCGCTTGTATACCTATTGTGATTCGCTAACTGAAACTCATCCCGTAATCGCAAGCAACTTGCGGCGAGATTTGAAAGATTACAGCCATCTTCTCTCGCATTGGGAAGCTGGGCCTCAGGTATTCTGTCATCTCGATCTCAGTATGGACCATCTATTTTTAAATCCCCACCTTAGAATTATCGATTGGGAGTATGCTGGCTATTCGCACCCAGCATTCGACGTTGCCATGACTGTGGTCATGAATGATTTGTTCGAGGATGAAATCGAAGTTTTTCTAGAAGAGTTCAACAATCATGCCCCCTTTCAAGTAACACGTGACGAACTGCCAGACTGGATTCGACTTGTGGCATTGGTGAATCGCATCTGGTTTAAAGTACAAGAAAATCTGCAAAAAGAAGCCGTCTAG
- a CDS encoding 3-octaprenyl-4hydroxybenzoate decarboxylase produces MKYRDLRDFIEQLEARGQLKRITREIDPYLEMTEIADRTLKAGGPALLFENPKGSQTPVLANLFGTPERVALGMGQADVNALREVGKLLAYLKEPEPPAGLKDAVSKLPLLKKVLSMGPRVLKKAPCQEVVVEGEHVDLNTIPIQTCWPGDVAPLVTWGLTVTRGPHKKRQNLGIYRQQLLTKNKLIMRWLSHRGGAIDFQEFKKAHPGEKFPVAVALGADPATILGAVTPVPDTLSEYAFAGLLRDSKTEVVQCLGSDLQVPAQAEFVLEGYIDPNETAPEGPYGDHTGYYNEVDTFPVFTVERITHRKNPIYHSTYTGRPPDEPAILGVALNEVFVPILQKQFPEIVDFYLPPEGCSYRMAVVTMKKSYPGHAKRVMMGVWSFLRQFMYTKFVIVCDDDVNARDWKDVIWAMTTRMDPARDTTFVENTPIDYLDFASPVSGLGSKMGMDATNKWPGETDREWGVPIEMSADVKARVDDMWEELGILND; encoded by the coding sequence ATGAAATACCGTGACTTACGTGACTTTATTGAGCAGTTAGAGGCACGTGGACAGCTAAAACGCATTACCCGCGAAATAGACCCCTACCTAGAAATGACCGAGATTGCCGACCGTACTTTGAAAGCAGGGGGGCCGGCGCTGCTGTTTGAAAACCCCAAAGGTTCACAAACCCCGGTACTGGCCAATTTATTCGGTACGCCAGAGCGAGTAGCGCTTGGCATGGGGCAAGCCGATGTGAATGCGTTAAGAGAAGTAGGTAAATTACTCGCGTATTTGAAAGAGCCAGAGCCACCCGCAGGACTCAAAGATGCAGTCAGTAAATTACCATTACTCAAGAAAGTATTAAGTATGGGTCCGAGGGTACTCAAGAAGGCACCGTGTCAAGAAGTTGTGGTTGAGGGTGAGCATGTTGATTTAAATACGATCCCTATTCAAACCTGTTGGCCAGGAGATGTGGCACCACTTGTTACGTGGGGGCTCACGGTGACGCGGGGACCACACAAGAAGCGACAAAATTTAGGTATTTATCGCCAGCAGTTACTTACGAAAAATAAACTGATTATGCGTTGGTTAAGTCATCGCGGTGGCGCGATAGACTTTCAGGAGTTTAAGAAGGCACATCCGGGAGAAAAATTCCCCGTAGCAGTAGCTCTTGGAGCTGATCCTGCAACGATTTTAGGAGCGGTGACGCCGGTACCAGATACATTGTCTGAATATGCATTTGCAGGACTATTGCGAGATAGCAAAACCGAGGTTGTACAATGTTTGGGAAGCGATCTACAAGTGCCAGCGCAAGCCGAGTTTGTGCTTGAAGGCTATATTGATCCGAATGAAACAGCGCCAGAAGGACCCTATGGTGATCACACGGGTTATTACAACGAAGTAGACACGTTTCCAGTATTTACCGTTGAGCGTATCACGCATCGGAAGAATCCGATTTATCACAGTACCTACACAGGGCGACCGCCAGACGAGCCTGCGATTCTGGGCGTGGCTTTGAACGAAGTATTTGTGCCTATTTTACAAAAGCAATTTCCCGAAATTGTTGATTTTTATCTCCCGCCAGAAGGGTGTTCATATCGCATGGCGGTTGTGACCATGAAAAAATCATATCCGGGGCATGCAAAGCGGGTCATGATGGGTGTATGGAGCTTTTTGCGCCAGTTTATGTATACCAAGTTTGTGATCGTATGCGACGACGATGTGAATGCGCGAGATTGGAAAGATGTCATTTGGGCCATGACCACCCGAATGGATCCTGCGCGGGATACGACTTTTGTTGAGAATACCCCGATTGATTACCTCGATTTTGCATCTCCGGTGTCTGGTTTAGGCTCTAAAATGGGTATGGACGCGACGAATAAATGGCCGGGAGAAACGGATCGTGAGTGGGGCGTACCCATTGAAATGAGCGCTGATGTGAAAGCGCGTGTAGACGACATGTGGGAAGAATTAGGGATATTGAATGACTGA
- a CDS encoding thioredoxin: MSDKIVQLSDDSFDADVINADQPVLVDFWAEWCGPCKMIAPILDEVATEFDGKLKVGKLNVDHNNQTPPKYNIRGIPTLLLFKNGEVVGTKVGAMSKTQLAEFINEHV; the protein is encoded by the coding sequence ATGAGTGATAAGATTGTTCAGCTAAGTGACGACAGCTTTGACGCTGACGTAATCAACGCTGACCAGCCAGTCCTTGTCGATTTTTGGGCTGAGTGGTGTGGGCCGTGCAAAATGATCGCGCCAATTCTTGATGAAGTCGCGACAGAGTTTGATGGCAAGTTGAAAGTGGGTAAGCTGAATGTAGATCACAACAATCAAACGCCTCCTAAGTACAATATTCGTGGTATTCCAACGCTCTTATTGTTCAAGAACGGTGAAGTTGTGGGTACGAAAGTAGGTGCCATGTCAAAAACTCAGTTAGCTGAGTTCATCAACGAGCACGTTTAA
- a CDS encoding Uncharacterized conserved protein YqgV, UPF0045/DUF77 family — translation MIISAELSLYPLANEAYRDVILSFIERLNKYEGLEIHTNSMSTQIFGDYHQVMTAISRELEVVYQEVPPHVLVCKFINKDLRP, via the coding sequence ATGATTATTTCTGCCGAGCTTTCGCTTTACCCACTGGCGAATGAAGCATATCGTGACGTTATTCTCTCGTTTATTGAGAGACTCAATAAGTACGAAGGCTTAGAGATCCATACCAATAGCATGAGTACGCAGATATTTGGTGATTATCACCAGGTGATGACTGCAATTTCACGGGAGCTCGAAGTGGTTTATCAAGAAGTGCCACCACACGTTCTTGTGTGTAAATTCATCAACAAAGATTTACGCCCATGA
- a CDS encoding ATP-dependent RNA helicase RhlB: MTNKHLTETQFAELGLHPNVLDALKNLGFEYCTPIQAMSLPVALQGKDVAGQAQTGTGKTIAFLVAMFNYLATRPKRLNDSTQPRALIMAPTRELAVQIYNDAEAIAKSCGMKAMVVYGGENYEAQRAELQEGVDVLIGTCGRLIDYFKQGIYKLDNIDVVILDEADRMYDLGFIDDVRYMLKKMPPPGERLNLLFSATLSFRVKELAYEHMNDPTAIEIEPEQMTGARIEEELLYPSKPDKIKLLLTLIEEDWPEKAIVFSNTKHGCSEVYHWLAADKHRVGLLTGDVPQRKRLKILEQFTQGQIDILVATDVAARGLHIPSVSHVYNYDLPDDCEDYVHRIGRTGRAGASGKAISLACEEYVYNLPAIEDYIGHAIPVTKYNPEALLNDLKKPHIPHKRRMQSGKQYNRRGGQSRPRKNG, translated from the coding sequence ATGACAAATAAACATTTAACAGAAACCCAGTTTGCCGAGCTCGGTTTACATCCTAACGTACTGGATGCACTCAAAAATCTCGGCTTTGAGTACTGTACGCCAATTCAAGCCATGAGCTTGCCTGTAGCGTTGCAGGGTAAAGACGTGGCTGGCCAAGCACAAACAGGAACCGGTAAAACCATCGCGTTCCTAGTTGCCATGTTTAACTATTTAGCAACTCGGCCGAAACGCTTAAACGATTCAACACAACCTCGCGCCCTTATTATGGCTCCTACGCGAGAGCTTGCGGTACAGATCTATAATGATGCTGAAGCCATCGCAAAATCTTGCGGCATGAAGGCAATGGTAGTTTACGGCGGCGAAAATTACGAAGCTCAACGCGCCGAATTGCAGGAAGGCGTTGACGTACTGATTGGTACCTGCGGTCGTTTGATCGATTACTTCAAGCAGGGGATCTATAAGCTCGATAATATCGACGTAGTGATCCTCGATGAGGCCGATCGCATGTACGACTTGGGCTTCATTGACGATGTCCGCTACATGTTGAAAAAAATGCCACCGCCGGGTGAGCGTTTGAATTTGCTTTTCTCTGCGACCCTGTCGTTCCGCGTAAAAGAACTGGCATACGAGCATATGAACGACCCGACTGCGATAGAAATAGAACCAGAGCAGATGACTGGTGCGCGCATCGAGGAAGAACTACTTTATCCGAGTAAACCCGATAAAATTAAGCTATTGCTTACATTAATCGAGGAAGACTGGCCAGAAAAAGCGATCGTATTTAGCAATACCAAGCATGGGTGTAGCGAGGTCTATCACTGGTTGGCTGCAGACAAACATCGAGTTGGTTTGCTCACGGGCGACGTGCCACAACGTAAACGCCTCAAGATTCTTGAGCAATTTACACAAGGTCAAATTGATATTTTAGTTGCGACCGACGTGGCTGCGCGCGGTTTACACATTCCTTCAGTGAGCCATGTGTATAACTACGATTTACCCGATGACTGTGAAGATTATGTACATCGAATTGGTCGTACAGGTCGTGCGGGGGCAAGTGGTAAAGCAATCAGTCTTGCTTGCGAAGAATATGTTTATAACTTGCCCGCAATTGAAGACTACATTGGGCACGCGATTCCGGTCACTAAATATAATCCTGAAGCGCTACTCAACGACTTGAAAAAGCCGCACATTCCGCATAAGCGTCGTATGCAGAGCGGTAAGCAGTACAACCGTCGTGGCGGTCAATCGCGCCCACGTAAAAACGGTTAA
- a CDS encoding flagellin translates to MKIENTQNTQSLLQQIQEKQTDRMRQLASGKRVERASDDAAAMQIIEQLTAESNAYQRSVGNAYDGISMLQVAEGGLESVGNDVNRIRELTIQAGNGALADSDRQALQSEIEQLRGNIDQTLERTEFAGKPLLTSNASEEFLVGSSAGESISVNLVDFREQGLSALENIDLTDADSRDNLLGELDNLRDTISSQRAEFGATQNQFESAARNLMNTDTNMQEARSRMQDLDYAMGTAENIQGQIQQSAAISVQSQANARNEQVLSVLGG, encoded by the coding sequence ATGAAAATTGAAAATACGCAAAACACACAGAGTTTGCTTCAGCAAATTCAAGAGAAACAAACCGATCGCATGCGTCAATTAGCATCTGGGAAGCGGGTAGAGCGCGCTTCCGACGACGCCGCGGCCATGCAAATTATTGAACAACTGACTGCCGAAAGCAACGCGTATCAACGCTCGGTTGGTAACGCTTACGACGGTATTTCAATGCTGCAAGTTGCAGAAGGTGGCTTAGAAAGCGTTGGCAACGATGTCAATCGTATTCGAGAGCTGACTATTCAAGCAGGGAATGGCGCATTGGCAGATTCTGACCGCCAAGCGTTGCAAAGCGAAATTGAACAGTTGCGTGGCAACATTGATCAAACGCTGGAGCGCACGGAATTCGCAGGTAAACCGCTGCTCACATCTAACGCTTCAGAGGAGTTCTTAGTTGGCAGTAGTGCCGGTGAGTCTATTTCAGTGAACTTGGTTGATTTTCGTGAGCAAGGGCTCTCTGCGCTGGAGAATATCGACCTCACAGATGCCGATTCACGAGACAACTTATTGGGCGAGCTTGATAACTTGCGCGACACCATCTCTTCACAACGTGCAGAATTTGGGGCCACACAAAATCAGTTCGAGTCAGCCGCTCGCAATCTAATGAATACTGATACAAATATGCAGGAAGCTCGCTCGCGTATGCAAGATTTGGATTATGCGATGGGCACTGCGGAGAACATTCAAGGGCAAATTCAGCAGAGCGCTGCCATCTCGGTTCAAAGCCAAGCTAACGCGCGCAACGAGCAGGTACTCTCCGTATTGGGCGGTTAA
- a CDS encoding UPF0176 protein → MNYICAALYKFVELENFTDLRDPLYDVMAKHDVKGTLLLAREGINGTICGTREGVDATLTWLKNDPRLAALEHKESPSETQAFYRTKVKLKKEIVTLGVDWVDPKNLVGTYVKPQEWNQLIQDPEVLLIDTRNDYEVAVGTFAGAVDPKTVTFREFPQYVEEHLDKSKHKKVAMFCTGGIRCEKSTAYLKGLGFDEVYHLQGGILKYLEEVPAEESLWQGECFVFDQRVTVKHGLEQGTYDQCYACRMPITEEEMASERYQKGVSCPHCFDKTTPDQKARYAERERQIQLAKARGEKHIRDGRLEG, encoded by the coding sequence ATGAACTACATCTGCGCGGCGCTCTACAAATTTGTAGAGCTCGAAAACTTTACTGATCTTCGTGATCCGCTTTACGACGTCATGGCAAAACACGACGTTAAAGGCACACTACTTCTCGCCCGAGAAGGCATCAATGGTACGATTTGTGGAACACGAGAAGGCGTTGATGCCACACTTACTTGGCTCAAAAACGACCCTCGCTTAGCAGCACTTGAGCACAAGGAATCTCCGAGCGAAACTCAGGCTTTTTATCGCACCAAAGTGAAGTTGAAAAAAGAAATAGTCACTCTGGGTGTTGATTGGGTTGATCCGAAAAACTTGGTAGGTACTTATGTCAAGCCTCAGGAGTGGAATCAATTAATTCAAGATCCGGAAGTGCTGCTCATCGATACCCGAAACGATTATGAGGTTGCGGTCGGTACGTTTGCCGGTGCAGTTGACCCAAAGACTGTCACCTTTCGTGAGTTTCCACAGTACGTTGAAGAGCATCTCGACAAGAGCAAGCACAAGAAGGTTGCTATGTTTTGTACCGGAGGGATTCGCTGTGAAAAATCGACGGCTTACTTGAAAGGCCTTGGTTTTGACGAGGTATATCACTTACAAGGTGGAATTCTTAAGTATCTGGAAGAAGTGCCCGCCGAAGAAAGCCTGTGGCAAGGCGAGTGTTTTGTCTTCGATCAACGCGTCACGGTTAAACACGGTTTAGAACAGGGAACTTACGACCAGTGCTACGCCTGTAGAATGCCTATTACTGAAGAAGAAATGGCTTCTGAGCGCTATCAAAAAGGTGTGAGTTGCCCACATTGTTTCGACAAAACCACGCCTGACCAGAAAGCGCGCTATGCAGAACGTGAGCGACAAATTCAACTCGCGAAAGCACGCGGTGAAAAACACATTCGCGATGGCCGGTTAGAAGGCTAA
- a CDS encoding transcription termination factor Rho, translating into MNLTELKNKPVNELVELAASMGLDNMARLRKQDIIFAILKAHAKSGEDIFGDGVLEILQDGFGFLRSGDSSYLAGPDDIYVSPSQIRRFNLRTGDTVAGKIRPPKDGERYFALLKIREVNFDKPENSRNKILFENLTPLHANERMVMERGNGSTEDITARILDLASPIGKGQRGLIVAPPKAGKTLLLQNIAQSIAANHPDCNLMVLLIDERPEEVTEMQRLVKGEVIASTFDEPASRHVQVAEMVIEKAKRLVEHKKDVVILLDSITRLARAYNTVIPSSGKVLTGGVDANALHKPKRFFGAARNVEEGGSLTIIATALIDTGSKMDEVIYEEFKGTGNMELHLNRKIAEKRVFPAIDFNRSGTRREELLTTQDELQKMWILRKIVHPMGEIEAMEFLIDKLQMTKTNDEFFESMKRQK; encoded by the coding sequence ATGAATCTAACAGAACTGAAAAACAAACCTGTCAATGAACTGGTCGAACTCGCAGCCAGCATGGGTTTAGACAATATGGCCCGCCTGCGCAAGCAGGACATTATTTTTGCAATTTTAAAAGCCCACGCGAAAAGTGGTGAAGATATTTTCGGCGACGGTGTGCTGGAAATCCTCCAAGATGGATTTGGTTTTTTAAGGTCGGGTGACTCCTCTTATTTAGCTGGACCAGACGATATTTACGTATCTCCAAGCCAAATTCGTCGGTTTAACTTGCGCACGGGTGACACGGTCGCCGGCAAGATAAGACCCCCAAAAGATGGCGAGCGCTACTTCGCACTCTTGAAGATTCGAGAAGTTAATTTCGACAAGCCAGAAAACTCCCGCAACAAAATTCTTTTTGAAAACTTAACGCCACTGCACGCCAATGAACGCATGGTGATGGAGCGTGGTAACGGCTCTACAGAAGACATTACAGCACGTATCCTCGATTTGGCCTCACCGATCGGTAAAGGGCAACGTGGATTGATCGTCGCGCCTCCGAAAGCGGGTAAAACGCTTCTATTGCAAAACATTGCGCAGTCGATCGCAGCAAACCACCCAGACTGTAATTTGATGGTATTGCTGATTGATGAACGACCAGAGGAAGTGACTGAAATGCAGCGCTTGGTGAAAGGGGAAGTGATTGCTTCTACCTTTGATGAACCAGCGAGCCGTCATGTGCAAGTTGCGGAAATGGTGATCGAGAAAGCGAAGCGTTTGGTAGAGCATAAGAAAGATGTCGTGATTTTGCTCGACTCGATTACTCGCTTGGCACGTGCGTATAACACGGTGATTCCAAGTTCGGGTAAAGTCTTAACGGGCGGTGTGGACGCTAATGCCTTGCACAAACCAAAGCGTTTCTTCGGTGCGGCGAGAAATGTGGAAGAGGGTGGAAGTTTAACCATCATTGCGACTGCGTTGATAGACACGGGCTCAAAAATGGACGAAGTGATTTACGAAGAGTTTAAGGGAACCGGTAATATGGAACTCCACTTAAACCGTAAGATTGCAGAGAAGCGTGTATTCCCAGCAATCGACTTTAACCGTTCAGGAACTCGCCGTGAAGAGCTACTCACAACGCAGGACGAGCTTCAGAAAATGTGGATTCTGCGCAAAATTGTGCATCCTATGGGTGAAATTGAAGCGATGGAATTCCTAATTGATAAGCTACAAATGACGAAAACTAACGACGAATTCTTCGAGTCGATGAAACGCCAGAAGTAG
- a CDS encoding Outer membrane receptor proteins, mostly Fe transport: protein MKLKTALIPYFSTLILTAPVAAQEGENDSDANESIERIQVLGEFRAKGIEDIPASVSVLSKEDIAQRQAAHIEDILGMAANVNIAAGASRGRFFQIRGIGERSQFVDPINPSVGLVIDGINYSGLGAAANTFDLGQVEVFRGPQSTRFGADGMAGVIYLTSTPVTEYRDGILAVERGNYDTYSSGLAGTWRHNEQAASRISVYQYASDGLTRNIFLNRDDTQAQDETVVRVNTDWQLNKDWAGVVTLHHFDVDNGYDAFSLDLTRETLSDTPGVDQLQSTAGRVRVNYSGFSNFETELSVSLLTADELYAFDEDWAFEGIRPDWEYNSYDEYARERRQGEFEVRLLSNTPLAFGSRTINWLAGAYFQSREAKLTRNYTYLAAPFSSKYDTEHAAIYGELDSRLSERLNATLGFRYETYSNDYSDSRGIVAAPDASAWGGRGSLEYRHGDTLSSFVSLARGFKSGGVNGEALGRVEDENLAEFRSFLETKAEYKPEYLTSFEVGTRYFSPAKSIRAELIGFYSWRDDMQVNAYVERSAVFVTYRDNAASGVNYGLEGNLEWVPTQALRVFASAGWLQTEFDDLLLQDGTNLRGREQAHAPAFNLHGGFEWQISQALSWRFEIDAKDAFYYSNTHDERSEAYELLHTRFNYDWGQWRFSLYVRNLLDTDYTTRGFYFGNDPRDDYTPKNYVQYGEPRRVGASVQLLF from the coding sequence ATGAAATTAAAAACAGCTCTAATTCCATATTTTTCTACACTCATTCTTACTGCGCCTGTGGCTGCACAAGAAGGCGAAAACGATTCTGACGCAAATGAGAGCATTGAGCGCATCCAAGTGCTCGGTGAGTTTAGAGCAAAGGGAATCGAAGACATTCCAGCCAGCGTGAGTGTGCTCTCCAAAGAAGATATTGCACAACGCCAAGCCGCTCATATTGAGGACATTCTGGGCATGGCGGCGAATGTCAATATTGCCGCTGGCGCCTCTCGAGGCCGATTTTTTCAAATCCGTGGTATTGGCGAACGCAGTCAGTTTGTCGATCCAATCAATCCTTCGGTCGGCTTGGTAATTGATGGGATCAATTATAGTGGTCTCGGTGCTGCAGCAAATACTTTTGACCTGGGGCAGGTTGAAGTTTTTCGGGGTCCGCAGAGCACACGTTTCGGTGCCGACGGCATGGCGGGTGTCATTTATTTAACGAGTACTCCCGTGACCGAGTACCGAGATGGAATCTTGGCGGTCGAACGTGGTAACTATGACACATATAGCAGCGGACTTGCCGGCACCTGGCGTCACAATGAACAGGCGGCATCACGTATCAGCGTGTATCAGTATGCAAGTGATGGTTTAACTCGTAATATCTTTTTAAATCGCGACGATACGCAAGCTCAAGACGAGACCGTGGTGCGCGTAAACACAGATTGGCAGTTGAATAAAGATTGGGCGGGTGTCGTCACTCTGCATCACTTCGACGTCGATAATGGTTATGACGCGTTTTCATTAGATCTCACTCGAGAAACTTTATCGGACACACCGGGTGTTGACCAGTTACAGAGCACAGCGGGTCGTGTGCGCGTAAATTATTCTGGTTTTTCTAACTTTGAAACCGAGTTAAGCGTCTCTTTGCTAACCGCTGATGAGCTTTATGCGTTCGATGAAGATTGGGCATTCGAAGGGATACGCCCAGATTGGGAATACAACTCGTATGATGAATACGCGCGGGAGCGCCGCCAAGGGGAGTTTGAAGTTCGTCTTCTCTCGAATACCCCGCTTGCGTTCGGGAGCCGAACTATAAATTGGCTTGCTGGCGCTTATTTTCAATCTCGTGAGGCGAAGTTGACTCGTAACTATACTTATTTAGCGGCGCCTTTCTCGAGTAAATATGATACTGAGCACGCGGCCATTTATGGAGAGCTCGATTCACGGTTAAGTGAGCGTTTGAACGCAACTTTAGGGTTCAGATATGAAACTTACAGTAACGATTACTCAGATAGCCGCGGGATCGTAGCCGCGCCTGATGCAAGTGCATGGGGCGGTAGAGGCTCGTTAGAATATCGCCACGGCGATACGTTGAGCTCATTTGTATCGCTCGCGCGCGGTTTCAAGTCAGGCGGCGTGAATGGCGAGGCTTTAGGCCGAGTTGAAGATGAGAATTTAGCTGAGTTTCGTAGTTTTCTAGAGACTAAAGCTGAGTATAAGCCCGAATATCTCACGTCTTTTGAAGTTGGAACTCGTTATTTTTCTCCTGCAAAAAGCATACGTGCTGAGTTAATTGGGTTCTATAGTTGGCGCGACGATATGCAAGTGAACGCTTATGTGGAGAGAAGCGCAGTATTTGTAACTTATCGCGACAATGCAGCCTCGGGAGTTAATTACGGGTTGGAAGGAAATTTAGAGTGGGTGCCAACACAAGCGCTTCGCGTTTTTGCCAGTGCGGGATGGTTGCAAACAGAATTTGACGATTTGTTGTTGCAAGACGGTACCAACCTGCGAGGAAGAGAGCAGGCCCATGCGCCAGCGTTTAATTTGCATGGCGGCTTCGAGTGGCAAATATCTCAGGCTCTGTCTTGGCGGTTTGAAATCGATGCAAAAGACGCATTCTACTATTCAAATACCCATGATGAGCGCAGTGAAGCCTATGAACTGCTGCACACTCGATTCAATTACGATTGGGGTCAGTGGCGTTTTAGCCTCTACGTGCGTAACTTACTGGATACCGATTACACAACCAGGGGTTTCTATTTTGGGAACGATCCCCGTGATGATTACACACCGAAGAACTATGTTCAATATGGAGAACCTCGACGCGTGGGCGCGAGTGTTCAGCTCTTATTCTGA